In the Naumovozyma dairenensis CBS 421 chromosome 4, complete genome genome, one interval contains:
- the MSB1 gene encoding Msb1p (similar to Saccharomyces cerevisiae MSB1 (YOR188W); ancestral locus Anc_6.97) — translation MPVQQRDKRPDDLMPLPTPPPPPPFPKDSSNHTSSPTSQITNNTSSRTTEKTPHDTKANDDDDEEFEFFHEFKRENVKGVIHLITAEIKNKGLDTEYLMIPFRPEQTNEKLLKFLNQIFPLGNGQPVNEKKQIKIISNTNVFTLFQSLKYIWCRLPNAEIVGWKAYLEFKYREQNLDYPQKAFLELMPQCLDSPNHASIVYDFFDLIVTLASNSKVNKMSARKISKMCAIWAFSGDMNQHFNGNNESQNYDFDYRKPLSSNVPNNSIQDGLNQWIPASDVMFHLLLSFLKSFVPEDLESSKLPRSLKSLLFNNEYPPKGSTIYKSETILTIPLVTLKTDKFSRKPWQLLERCNNLLDFEDHNSFEAREDYALLKSLFKKKNNVEGISKKMSQESRRLMKLMSTKHSTFQAGWTSRKCLENIHELKEHIEVTRIDIDDYFIWTWLSTLSYEQTSQKKQLFGRPIILEFEFDGFKKWVLFQEIDITIDYRINEMANNKKNKNTSSDTAALEPSEDLKNQPLQKPEKRNITPAYEKFQQEVSENSIKLADSPGMYHTVISKETIQKNSKKHNTNLHSLEQKISKWNPLHNLRKKSNSASSVDQSTSTIENPYPRKNESADSGNVYTNNIDSSFELPVIETDNFKIEFPDLNQVESKPTINNIDTYNNTPPSITHPAFTNTKNLPSSTSSSLSRRSPPAQIAEATIHEINGMMEQLMTNNHTPDSEAAAEEVFEKVTKFEQYRPSNFNESISNLNISQHSLVESLSIANQTPTELHPAHMKPLLTKDASYPQNNIQLQPERLGEPSSPQRNPPLRDSEHQNLPKESAQINTNNYFNALGPIPRPSANQSTQVQTNNTKSNLNYEDEQQSNNNTRSNYSSNPSLNRTTQPEPKATNTREQQSVSCPPTQSSPSQPHQMQNTYKLNTHASPEMSSQGYNSPSFHGQNHPNTQPQTQFYNNVNKQQSPLPPHSYPVDNSIAHGQSPMKPKLYMPASNSAGNMAPTVKPNPNPNNIPTNQSHNNIRPMYDNASPLQKNNMIPANFPMQRNQMPPIQQHNMPQHKANRGRSQVQNTGYSQYVHPMSPVRYNNEMPMAPPTMGYQGPSPQPAAPPQQQNYYNNGQVPVQGYYYNHMPQTSVPTQSGHGRAPNYGKGKQELYGIPIQNGPASKLHSGNMNKRQERKNLYDNIRNGNFGI, via the coding sequence ATGCCAGTACAACAACGAGATAAAAGACCAGACGATTTAATGCCGTTACCAACACCGCCGCCACCACCACCATTTCCTAAAGATTCTTCAAATCATACCTCATCTCCAACGAGCCAGATCACAAATAATACATCTTCAAGGACCACTGAAAAAACTCCACATGATACTAAAgctaatgatgatgatgacgaagaatttgaattcttcCATGAATTCAAACGTGAGAATGTTAAAGGTGTGATCCATTTAATAACAGCAGagattaaaaataaaggttTAGATACAGAGTATTTGATGATCCCATTCAGACCAGaacaaacaaatgaaaaactACTGAAGTTCttaaatcaaatttttccACTTGGTAATGGACAACCTGTCAacgaaaagaaacaaatcaAGATCATCTCAAATACGAACGTATTCACCCTTTTCCAAAGTTTGAAATACATTTGGTGTAGACTTCCTAATGCTGAAATAGTGGGTTGGAAAGCATACTTAGAATTTAAATATAGAGAACAAAATTTAGATTATCCTCAAAAGGCATTCTTAGAACTTATGCCACAATGTTTAGATTCACCAAATCATGCTTCTATTGTTTATGATTTCTTCGATTTGATAGTTACATTAGCCTCAAATTCCAAGGTAAATAAAATGAGTGCCAGGAAAATTTCGAAAATGTGTGCCATATGGGCATTCAGTGGTGATATGAATCAACACTTTAATGGGAATAATGAATCTCAAAATTATGATTTCGACTATAGGAAACCGTTATCTTCAAACGTACCGAACAATTCAATACAAGACGGGCTAAACCAATGGATCCCAGCATCAGATGTAATGTTCCATCtcttattatcattcttaAAGAGTTTTGTGCCTGAAGATTTAGAGTCTTCGAAATTACCAAGatcattgaaaagtttattgtttaataatgaatacCCACCAAAAGGATCTACAATATATAAGTCAGAGACAATCTTGACTATTCCTTTGGTTACATTGAAGACTGATAAATTCTCTAGGAAACCATGGCAATTATTAGAAAGatgtaataatttattagattTTGAGGATCATAATTCATTCGAAGCGAGAGAAGATTATGCACTTTTAAAATCATTgtttaaaaagaaaaataatgtaGAAGGTATAAGCAAGAAAATGTCTCAAGAATCAAGAagattaatgaaattaatgtCAACTAAACATTCAACATTCCAAGCTGGATGGACATCAAGGAAATGCCTTGAGAATATTCATGAATTAAAGGAACATATTGAAGTAACAAGAATAGATATCGATGATTATTTCATTTGGACGTGGCTTTCAACTTTATCGTATGAACAGACATCTCAGAAAAAGCAGTTATTTGGAAGACCTATCATTTTAGAGTTTGAATTCGATGGGTTTAAAAAATGGGTATTgtttcaagaaattgacATCACTATTGATTATCGAATAAATGAAATGgcaaacaataaaaaaaacaagaatacGTCATCAGATACCGCAGCACTAGAACCGTCAgaagatttgaagaatCAACCTTTGCAAAAACcagaaaaaagaaatataacACCTGCATATGAGAAATTTCAGCAAGAAGTTTCTGAAAACAGCATAAAATTGGCAGACTCCCCTGGCATGTATCATACCGTTATATCGAAGGAAACAATCCAAAAAAACAGTAAAAAGCATAACACCAATCTACATTCGCTCGAACAAAAGATATCGAAATGGAATCCTTTGCATAACTTGAGAAAGAAAAGCAATAGTGCTTCAAGTGTAGACCAATCAACTTCCACAATAGAGAATCCATATCCTAGAAAGAACGAAAGTGCGGACTCTGGAAATGTATACACTAACAATATTGACTCGTCCTTCGAACTGCCTGTTATCGAAACGGACAATTTCAAGATTGAATTCCCAGATTTGAATCAAGTAGAGAGTAAACCTACGATAAATAACATAGATACATATAACAACACTCCTCCGTCTATTACACATCCTGCATTTACTAATACTAAAAATTTACCCTCATCGACGTCTTCATCTCTTTCAAGAAGATCACCTCCAGCCCAAATAGCAGAGGCAACAATTCACGAGATAAACGGTATGATGGAGCAACTAATGACAAATAACCATACCCCAGATTCCGAAGCTGCTGCAGAAGAGGTATTTGAAAAAGTGACCAAGTTTGAACAATATAGACCTTCTAActttaatgaatcaatttcaaatcttaaTATTTCACAACATAGCCTGGTCGAATCCTTAAGCATTGCAAATCAAACTCCAACAGAGTTGCACCCTGCTCACATGAAACCACTTTTGACTAAAGATGCATCTTATCCACAAAACAATATACAATTGCAACCTGAAAGGCTGGGAGAACCTTCTTCTCCTCAAAGAAATCCTCCCCTTAGAGATAGTGAACACCAAAATCTTCCGAAGGAATCGGCCCAAATTAATACCAACAACTATTTTAATGCTCTGGGTCCAATACCACGACCAAGTGCAAACCAATCGACGCAAGTGCaaactaataatacaaaatcTAATCTCAACTATGAGGACGAGCAGCAATctaataacaatactaGGTCAAACTATTCTTCGAATCCATCATTAAATAGGACTACTCAGCCGGAGCCTAAGGCTACTAATACAAGAGAACAACAATCGGTGAGTTGTCCACCTACTCAATCATCGCCTTCTCAACCACATCAAATGCAGAATACTTACAAATTGAATACCCATGCAAGTCCAGAAATGTCTTCCCAAGGCTATAATTCTCCTTCTTTCCATGGGCAGAATCATCCAAACACACAACCGCAAACTcaattttataataatgtcAATAAACAACAATCGCCATTACCACCACATTCATACCCAGTAGATAATTCAATAGCACATGGGCAAAGTCCGATGAAACCTAAACTATATATGCCTGCATCGAATAGCGCTGGTAATATGGCGCCTACGGTAAAGCCAAATCCAAATCCAAATAACATTCCAACAAATCAAtcacataataatatacgACCAATGTATGACAATGCATCACCTTTACAGAAGAATAACATGATACCAGCTAATTTTCCGATGCAACGTAATCAAATGCCCCCCATACAGCAGCACAACATGCCCCAACATAAGGCGAATCGTGGTCGTAGTCAAGTTCAAAACACTGGCTATTCACAGTATGTTCATCCGATGTCTCCTGTAAGGTATAACAATGAAATGCCGATGGCACCACCTACTATGGGATATCAAGGACCATC
- the TUF1 gene encoding translation elongation factor Tu (similar to Saccharomyces cerevisiae TUF1 (YOR187W); ancestral locus Anc_6.95): MSLPLLLFSKQAIRQTTSKFIPLAIKSSYTTNVSTTLRRSLATATTFDRTKPHVNIGTIGHVDHGKTTLTAAITKTLSQHSAEGTKASFLDYSSIDKAPEERARGITISTAHVEYETAKRHYSHVDCPGHADYIKNMITGAAQMDGAIIVVAATDGQMPQTREHLLLARQVGVQHIVVFVNKVDTIDDPEMLELVEMEMRELLNEYGFDGDNAPIIMGSALCALEGRQPEIGEKAILKLLDAVDEYIPTPQRDLVKPFLLPIEDIFSISGRGTVVTGRVERGELKRGEELEIVGHNKVPLKTTVTGIEMFRKELDEAMAGDNAGILLRGIRRDQLKRGMVLAKPGTVKAHTKILASMYILSKEEGGRHSGFGENYRPQMFIRTADVTAVMKFPPEVEDHSKQVMPGDNVEMECELVHPTPVEVGQRFNIREGGKTVGTGLVTRIIE; the protein is encoded by the coding sequence ATGTCTTTACCGCTTCTCTTGTTCTCAAAACAAGCAATAAGACAAACAACTTCAAAATTCATACCACTAGCGATAAAATCATCCTACACCACTAATGTTTCCACCACCTTAAGAAGATCCCTAGCCACAGCAACCACATTCGACCGTACAAAACCACACGTCAACATAGGTACAATCGGCCACGTCGATCACGGTAAAACAACCCTAACAGCAGCAATCACAAAGACACTATCCCAACATAGTGCAGAAGGTACTAAGGCCAGCTTTCTAGACTATTCGTCTATCGACAAAGCCCCCGAGGAAAGAGCTCGTGGTATCACGATCTCCACTGCTCACGTCGAATATGAAACTGCAAAGAGACATTACTCTCATGTGGATTGTCCAGGTCACGCAGATTACATCAAGAATATGATCACTGGTGCTGCTCAAATGGATGGTGCCATCATTGTCGTTGCTGCCACTGATGGTCAAATGCCTCAAACTAGAGAACATTTACTTTTAGCTAGACAAGTTGGGGTACAACATATTGTGGTGTTCGTTAATAAAGTGGATACTATTGATGATCCTGAAATGTTGGAATTGGTTGAGATGGAAATGAGAGAATTGTTGAATGAATATGGGTTTGATGGAGATAATGCTCCTATTATTATGGGATCTGCTTTGTGTGCATTGGAGGGTCGTCAACCGGAAATTGGAGAGAAGgcaattttgaaattgttggATGCTGTTGATGAATATATTCCTACTCCTCAAAGAGATTTGGTTAAACCTTTCTTGTTACCTATTGAAGATATCTTTTCCATCTCAGGTAGAGGTACCGTGGTTACTGGTCGTGTTGAAAGAGGTGAATTGAAAAGAGGtgaagaattggaaattgTGGGTCATAATAAAGTCCCATTGAAGACTACAGTTACTGGTATTGAAATGTTTAGAAAGGAATTAGATGAAGCTATGGCTGGTGATAATGCAGGTATCTTATTAAGAGGTATAAGAAGagatcaattgaaaagagGTATGGTTTTAGCTAAACCCGGTACAGTTAAGGCTCATACTAAAATCTTAGCATCAATGTATATTTTATCTAAGGAAGAAGGTGGTAGACACTCTGGATTTGGTGAAAATTATAGACCACAAATGTTTATTAGAACTGCTGACGTTACTGCAGTGATGAAATTCCCACCTGAAGTTGAAGATCATTCAAAACAAGTTATGCCAGGTGATAATGTTGAAATGGAATGTGAATTAGTTCATCCAACTCCAGTTGAAGTGGGCCAACGTTTTAACATTAGAGAAGGTGGTAAAACTGTCGGAACAGGTCTTGTCACAAGAATCATTGAATAG
- the ATP14 gene encoding F1F0 ATP synthase subunit h (similar to Saccharomyces cerevisiae ATP14 (YLR295C); ancestral locus Anc_6.92), translated as MMRNNVWVTIRRNLSVGSSKRVIIMVPNMYRTMNFHTTVNRQDVVQDLYLRELKSLRNGKGLPSKEELEASLEAAKQWTAPGTPTKPTLLGQQEEESLLKSYKDQEVETTSVKKPSDVDAEDAETAENEDWLVLDDMEEGDTHAHAAH; from the coding sequence ATGATGAGAAACAATGTCTGGGTCACTATAAGAAGAAATCTATCCGTGGGAAGCAGCAAGAGAGTCATCATCATGGTTCCCAATATGTATAGAACAATGAACTTCCACACTACCGTAAATAGACAAGACGTTGTACAAGATTTATACTTGAGAGAATTGAAGTCATTGCGTAATGGGAAGGGGTTGCCATCTAAGGAAGAATTGGAAGCCAGTCTAGAAGCTGCTAAACAATGGACTGCTCCAGGTACGCCTACAAAACCTACATTACTAGGtcaacaagaagaagaatcgTTATTGAAATCGTATAAAGATCAAGAAGTGGAGACCACTAGCGTGAAGAAACCATCTGATGTGGACGCTGAAGATGCAGAAACTGCGGAAAATGAAGACTGGCTAGTTCTTGATGATATGGAAGAGGGAGATACACATGCACATGCTGctcattga
- the GSP2 gene encoding Ran GTPase GSP2 (similar to Saccharomyces cerevisiae GSP1 (YLR293C) and GSP2 (YOR185C); ancestral locus Anc_6.90) translates to MSAPAQPQAEVPTFKLVLVGDGGTGKTTFVKRHLTGEFEKKYIATIGVEVHPLSFYTNYGEIKFDCWDTAGQEKFGGLRDGYYINAQCGIIMFDVTSRITYKNVPNWHRDLVRVCENIPIVLCGNKVDVKERKVKAKTITFHRKKNLQYYDISAKSNYNFEKPFLWLARKLAGNPQLEFVASPALAPPEVQVDEQLMQQYQQEMDQAQALPLPDEDDADL, encoded by the coding sequence ATGTCTGCACCAGCCCAACCTCAAGCTGAAGTACCAACTTTCAAATTAGTTCTAGTCGGTGATGGTGGTACCGGTAAGACCACCTTCGTCAAGAGACATTTAACCGGTGAATtcgaaaagaaatatatcgCCACCATCGGTGTCGAAGTCCATCCATTATCTTTCTACACAAACTACGGTGAAATCAAATTCGATTGTTGGGATACAGCAGgtcaagaaaaatttggtGGTTTAAGAGATGGTTACTATATCAATGCTCAATGTGGGATCATCATGTTCGATGTCACTTCAAGAATTACTTATAAGAATGTTCCAAATTGGCACAGAGATTTAGTTCGTGTTTGTGAAAATATCCCAATCGTCTTATGTGGTAATAAAGTCGATGTTAAGGAAAGAAAAGTTAAAGCTAAAACAATCACATTCCatagaaagaagaatttacAATATTACGATATCTCTGCTAAGTCTaattataattttgaaaaaccTTTCTTATGGTTGGCTAGAAAGTTGGCTGGTAATCCTCAATTAGAATTCGTTGCTTCTCCAGCTTTGGCTCCTCCAGAAGTTCAAGTCGATGAACAATTGATGcaacaatatcaacaaGAAATGGATCAAGCTCAAGCTTTACCTTTGcctgatgaagatgatgctGATTTATAA
- the GCD7 gene encoding translation initiation factor eIF2B subunit beta (similar to Saccharomyces cerevisiae GCD7 (YLR291C); ancestral locus Anc_6.88), which yields MSSLNLAALNSSTTSASEINVIIDSFIAKLKRRQIQGSYAIALETLQLLKRFISAARWSHVNELISQIRHLANRLEKAQPTAFSCGNVIRRILAILRDEIEEDNNESSASNDPQNATSSSSSTAEPLISSMFNLLQKPEQNLNNSQTKKYKTKTDFRQVAIQGIKDLIDEITNIDEGIQQIAIDLIHDHEILLTPTPDSKTVLKFLIAARERGNRTFTVLVTEGFPTNTSNAHQFAKTLAQHDIETIIIPDSAVFALMSRVGKVIIGARAVFINGGSISSTAGVSSVCECANEFKTPVFAVAGLYKLSPLYPFDQEKFVEFGGSQQILPKTSHNNGTMRLDTINPITDYIPPENINIYITNIGGFNPSFIYRIAWDNYKQVDVQLE from the coding sequence atgTCTTCATTGAATCTAGCGGCATTGAATTCGTCCACAACATCAGCATCGGAAATAAATGTCATCATCGATTCATTCATAGCAAAACTTAAAAGAAGGCAAATTCAAGGTTCATATGCCATTGCCTTAGAAACATTACaactattgaaaagattcaTATCAGCTGCACGTTGGTCTCATGtcaatgaattaatttctCAAATTAGACATCTAGCCAATAGATTAGAAAAGGCACAACCAACTGCATTCAGTTGTGGTAACGtaataagaagaatattaGCCATATTAAGAGATGAAATAGAAGAAGACAATAACGAATCTTCCGCTTCTAATGACCCACAAAACGCaacttcttcctcttccaGCACAGCTGAACctttaatatcatcaatgtTTAACCTTTTACAGAAACCAGAACAAAATTTAAACAATTCacaaacaaagaaatataaaacAAAGACAGATTTCCGTCAAGTTGCCATTCAAGGCATCAAAGATCTAATAGATGAAATTACAAACATTGACGAAGGTATCCAACAAATTGCCATAGATTTAATTCATGATCATGAAATCTTATTAACTCCAACACCGGATTCCAAAACTGTACTCAAATTCTTAATCGCTGCAAGAGAACGTGGTAATAGAACATTTACAGTACTAGTAACAGAGGGATTCCCAACTAACACATCGAATGCTCATCAATTCGCTAAAACACTGGCTCAACATGATATCGAAACTATAATTATCCCAGATAGTGCTGTATTTGCATTAATGTCTCGTGTAGGGAAAGTTATCATTGGTGCTAGAGCtgttttcattaatggTGGGTCAATTTCTTCTACAGCCGGTGTTTCCTCTGTATGTGAATGTGCTAATGAATTTAAGACTCCCGTGTTTGCCGTAGCGGGTCTTTATAAATTATCACCATTGTATCCATTTGATCAAGAGAAATTCGTCGAGTTTGGTGGTTCACAACAAATTTTACCAAAGACTAGTCATAATAACGGTACGATGAGATTAGATACAATTAATCCAATTACTGATTATATACCAcctgaaaatattaatatttatattacTAATATTGGGGGGTTTAATCCAAGTTTTATTTATAGAATCGCATGGGACAATTATAAACAAGTTGACGTTCAATTAGAATAA
- the SER1 gene encoding O-phospho-L-serine:2-oxoglutarate transaminase (similar to Saccharomyces cerevisiae SER1 (YOR184W); ancestral locus Anc_6.84), with the protein MSLEREEPTHFGAGPAQLPTEVLQQAAKDLLNYNNLGLGIGEISHRSKDATQIIESSKQNLKELMNIPDTHEVFFMQGGGTTGFSSLATNLAAAYVGKTGQIANAGYLVTGSWSLKSFQEAKRLHVPCEIIFNSKDFNDEGKFVDIPDESLWEDRVKGKKFSYVYLCENETVHGIEWNQLPKCIVDDPNIELVADLSSDILSRKIDVSKYGVIMAGAQKNIGLAGLTLYIIKKSILTNIEKVDDTLLHEFDIPVTPIAFDYPTVVKNNSAYNTIPIFTLHVMNLVFEHLIKKGGVEAQEKENDAKAKILYDILDAYPNFYNLPVKPNARSRMNVVFTLKKEGLDEKFLKDAAERKLTGLKGHRSVGGFRASIYNALTLASVEKLVQFIKDFAVENQ; encoded by the coding sequence ATGTCCTTAGAAAGAGAAGAACCAACACATTTCGGTGCTGGTCCAGCACAATTACCAACAGAAGTCCTTCAACAAGCTGCTAAAGATCTATTAAATTATAACAATTTAGGTCTAGGTATTGGTGAAATTTCACATAGATCCAAAGATGCCACTCAAATCATTGAGTCATCCaaacaaaatttgaaagaattaatgaatatcCCTGATACTCATGAAGTTTTCTTCATGCAAGGTGGTGGTACTACTGGATTTTCCTCATTGGCTACTAATTTGGCTGCTGCTTACGTCGGGAAAACTGGTCAAATTGCTAATGCTGGTTATTTGGTTACTGGTTCTTGGTCATTGAAATCATTCCAAGAAGCAAAGAGATTACATGTCCCATGTGagattattttcaattcgAAGGATTTCAATGATGAGGGGAAATTTGTGGATATCCCGGATGAATCATTATGGGAAGATCGTGTTAAGGGGAAGAAATTCTCCTATGTGTATCTTTGTGAGAATGAAACTGTTCATGGGATTGAATGGAATCAATTGCCTAAATGTATAGTGGATGatccaaatattgaattggTAGCTGATTTATCAAGTGATATTTTATCTAGGAAGATTGATGTTTCTAAATATGGTGTAATAATGGCAGGTGctcaaaaaaatattgggTTAGCTGGTTTAActctatatattattaagaaatctATATTGACAAATATCGAAAAAGTTGATGATACTTTATTACATGAATTTGATATTCCTGTTACACCAATTGCATTTGATTATCCAACTGttgtgaaaaataattctgCTTATAATACTATCCCAATTTTCACTTTACATGTTATGAATTTAGTCTTTGAACATTTAATTAAGAAAGGTGGTGTGGAAGCtcaagaaaaggaaaatgatgCAAAGgctaaaatattatatgatatattaGATGCatatccaaatttttataatttacCTGTTAAGCCAAATGCAAGATCAAGAATGAATGTTGTTTTCACCTTGAAAAAGGAAGGTTTAGATGAaaagtttttgaaagatgcTGcggaaagaaaattaacTGGATTAAAGGGTCATCGTTCAGTTGGTGGATTTAGAGCTTCCATTTATAATGCATTGACGTTGGCAAgtgttgaaaaattagtaCAATTCATCAAAGACTTTGCAGTGGAAAACcaataa
- the RPS30B gene encoding 40S ribosomal protein eS30 (similar to Saccharomyces cerevisiae RPS30A (YLR287C-A) and RPS30B (YOR182C); ancestral locus Anc_6.83), which translates to MAKVHGSLARAGKVKSQTPKVEKTEKPKQPKGRAYKRLLYTRRFVNVTLTNGKRKMNPSPNAS; encoded by the exons ATG GCTAAAGTTCACGGTTCATTAGCTCGTGCTGGTAAAGTTAAATCTCAAACTCCAAAGGTCGAAAAGACTGAAAAACCAAAACAACCAAAGGGTCGTGCTTACAAGAGATTATTGTACACAAGAAGATTCGTTAACGTTACTTTGACCAACGGTAAGAGAAAGATGAATCCTTCTCCAAATGCTTCTTAG
- the LAS17 gene encoding actin-binding protein LAS17 (similar to Saccharomyces cerevisiae LAS17 (YOR181W); ancestral locus Anc_6.81), whose protein sequence is MGVLNSQDKDIIKRALPKSSNKIIDITVARLYIAYPDKSEWKYTGLSGAIALVDDTVGNTFFLKLVDINGHRGVLWDQELYVNFEYYQDRTFFHTFELEECFAGLLFVDIHEAAHFLKRVQKREKYASRKTLMNKNAIALTKKIKKEQASTVVHGPRGEALIGNQRQRYQYQEAEPIPITKNKAPPPPPPSAPTPGESDIEQDEEEEMYTAPTSEWNSGPTTNESTPAAVAPETTAHPKHKVPPLPEQFAHPQGQAPSPPAPGGSNNPFPFPVPAGAPQLSAGSTPFPIPIPQPSVGFFNQQSPPPPPMNNSFYNQQQQQHRPVPQPPSQNGFQNASRPMPLPPRQTGFNHSGPPAPPPRRGPAPPPPPHRHTTTTFQGGIANPIAPNYTASVKMNANGARIVPPPPPARRGPAPPPPPRASRIPQQQGQSPQLQMGYQLPFQNQNTNYTNANANANVNMGIPPLSPPVQQQAYQSNVPSPPLTTFNTQGNQQIPVAPPFPNNNISNVGPGMLPPPTAGMPAPPPPSFLTNATSNAAAPPPPPPAPAIPIASTTEGAGGSSINEATGDPGRDALLASIRGAGGINALKKVDKSQLDKPSVLLQEAKGETPSMNNNGAAPGGPPGGPSGGGAGGSLADALAAALNKRKNKIGGADDDHGDDW, encoded by the coding sequence ATGGGTGTTTTAAACTCTCaagataaagatataataaaaagagCGTTACCGAAATCCtctaataaaattatagaCATAACGGTGGCAAGATTATACATTGCATACCCTGACAAAAGTGAATGGAAATATACTGGTCTATCAGGAGCAATCGCTTTAGTAGATGATACTGTGGGAAACACTTTTTTCTTAAAATTAGTCGACATTAATGGTCATAGAGGTGTCCTTTGGGATCAAGAATTATATGtcaattttgaatattaccAAGATAGAACTTTTTTCCATACTtttgaattggaagaatGCTTTGCTGGACTTCTCTTTGTGGATATACATGAAGCTGCACATTTCTTGAAAAGAGTACAAAAACGTGAGAAATATGCTTCAAGAAAAACtttaatgaacaagaatGCAATTGCTTTGActaagaaaataaaaaaggaACAAGCATCAACTGTAGTTCATGGCCCCAGAGGTGAAGCTTTGATAGGTAACCAGAGACAAAGGTATCAATACCAGGAAGCGGAACCAATTCcaataacaaaaaataaagctCCACCCCCTCCTCCGCCAAGTGCACCAACTCCAGGAGAAAGTGATATAGAACAggacgaagaagaagagatgTACACAGCACCAACATCCGAGTGGAATTCAGGACCTACAACAAATGAGAGTACTCCAGCCGCGGTAGCGCCTGAAACTACTGCTCATCCAAAGCATAAAGTACCACCATTACCTGAACAATTTGCTCATCCACAGGGCCAAGCACCTTCACCGCCAGCTCCTGGAGGATCGAATAATCCATTCCCATTTCCTGTTCCAGCTGGTGCCCCTCAACTTAGTGCTGGCTCTACACCATTCCCAATTCCAATTCCTCAACCATCAGTTGGCTTCTTCAACCAACAGTCTCCACCTCCACCTCCTATGAATAATTCATTCTATaatcaacaacagcaacagcatAGACCTGTACCACAACCTCCTAGTCAAAATGGGTTCCAAAATGCATCTCGTCCAATGCCACTTCCGCCTAGACAAACAGGATTTAATCACAGTGGACCACCCGCACCACCTCCCAGACGTGGACCAgctcctcctcctcctccaCATAGACATACTACAACAACTTTCCAAGGGGGTATTGCAAATCCTATCGCTCCAAATTATACAGCCAGTGTTAAGATGAATGCCAATGGAGCAAGGATTGTACCTCCACCTCCGCCAGCAAGAAGAGGACCAGCACCTCCACCACCACCAAGGGCTTCAAGAATCCCACAGCAGCAAGGCCAATCACCTCAACTGCAAATGGGATACCAACTCCCATtccaaaatcaaaatacaAACTATACTAACGCTAATGCAAATGCAAATGTAAATATGGGTATTCCGCCATTATCTCCACCAGTACAACAACAAGCATATCAGTCAAACGTACCATCCCCACCTTTGACAACGTTTAATACGCAAGGAAACCAGCAAATTCCAGTTGCTCCACCATTCccaaacaataatattagtAATGTAGGGCCTGGTATGCTACCTCCACCAACAGCAGGAATGCCTGCTCCACCTCCACCTTCGTTCCTTACAAATGCGACATCAAACGCTGCAGCTCCTCCACCACCGCCGCCAGCACCAGCAATACCAATTGCATCAACAACCGAAGGTGCTGGTGGAtcttcaattaatgaaGCCACAGGTGATCCAGGTAGGGATGCATTATTAGCCTCTATTAGAGGAGCCGGTGGTATCAATGCATTGAAAAAAGTAGATAAATCTCAATTAGATAAACCGTCTGTCTTATTACAAGAAGCTAAAGGTGAGACACCAAgtatgaataataatggtgCTGCTCCTGGCGGTCCACCAGGCGGACCATCAGGTGGTGGGGCTGGTGGATCATTAGCTGATGCATTGGCTGCTGCGTTAAATAAGAGGAAGAATAAGATTGGTGGTGCGGATGATGATCACGGCGATGATTGgtaa